The segment CGAAGGTGTAAGTGTAGCTGGTGAACACGAGCGGCAGGCGCACGGTCTCGGTGTTCACGGATTGGATGATGCCGGTGGCGAGGCCGGTGCCCAGCGCGAGTCCGAGCGGCAACGCGAACAGGGCCAGCAGCGCGAGTTCGATGACGATAATTGCGCCCACCTCGCGTTGCGTGAGGCCGATGACGCGCAGCGTGGCGAGTTCGCGCGCGCGTTCGGCGAGCGAGATGCGGGCGTTGTTATAGATGACGCCGAAGGCGACGATGACGGCGAACGTGAGGTAGATCGTTTGGATGAGGCCCATGCTTTGCGCGGTGGTCTCGCGGAACGACTGCCGCATCGATTCCTTGATCGCGACGGAGCTGACGCGCGGGATGCCTTTCAAGGCGCGCAGGAAATCGGCGCGGCGGGCGGTATCGAGCGTGATGCTGGCGCCGGTGACGACGTCGCCTTCCTCGAGGAAGCGGTTCACGGCGTGGCGTTCCATGTAGGCGGCGATGCCGGTGAAGTCCTCGGCGAGAGCGACGAGTTTCACGGCGCGAATCGGGCGCTTGCCCTCGAGCGCCTCGACGATGAGTTCGTCGCCGGGACGCGCGCCTAGCACTTGCGCGAGTTTGGCCGAGACGATCAGGCCTTCGGTCGGCGGGACGATTTCGCGCTGGTGCACGTCGACGGCGCGGCTGTGCTGGCCGCCGACCTCGAGGCTGCGCAGGCCGATCTGGCGGCTGCGGCCGTTGAAGTGGATGCGCACGGCGGCGGAGCGGGAGGGCTCGACGTTCACGACGCCGGGCAGGCGCTCGAATTCGTGGAGGATGCGGCCGCTCGACGGCTCGGCGAGGCCGAGATTGATGTCCTGGCGTTGCACGACGTCCCACTGGAAATCGAGCACGTCGGCGATGCCGGCCTTGAAGGTGTTGGGGAGGATCAACAGCGCGGTGGCGAGCGCGAGTCCGGCGATGGTCATCAGCGCCTGCACGGGGCGGCGCTCGATGTTGCGGACGGCGATGCGGAACGAGGTGCCGAAGAACTTGCCGACGCCCGCGCGCTCGAGGAGCGAGGGGCGGTAGTTGGCCGGTGGTTCGGGCCGCATGGCTTCGGCGGGCGGCAGTTTCGCGGCGCGGCGCACGGCGCCGAAAACGCCGAGCACCACGGCGCCGGCGCCCACGGCCACGGCGACGAGGACCGCGTCGCGATCCAGTTGGAACTCGAGCGACGGGAAGCGGAAGAACAGCGTATACATGTGCACGAGCTTGTTCCCGAGCCCGATGCCGCCGAGGGTGCCGAGCACGGCGCCGCCGACGGCGATCACGGCGGCGAATTTGAGGTAGTGCACGACGATCTGGCGGTTGGTGAAG is part of the Opitutia bacterium genome and harbors:
- a CDS encoding FtsX-like permease family protein, which gives rise to MISHLDRKLLRDLRRLKGQATAVTLVMACGLAMLIMARSLIASLDGTRAAYYQTNRFAEIFASLKRAPNYLASRIAAIPGVASVQTDIAVQVTLDLPGLDEPASGLVRSVPDHTDTELNRLFLRRGRWLSPGARGEVLVGEAFADANKLQPGDTLAMLLNGRRHEFRVVGIVLSPEYIFESRPGAALPDNRTYGIFWMPYKEVATAWDLYGAFNRVSLTLEPGARESAVIAELDALLKPYGGFGAFGRKDHPSHIRVTDEIRVLTILSIGFPAVFLSVAAFMTNSVLTRLLALQREQIAILKAFGFTNRQIVVHYLKFAAVIAVGGAVLGTLGGIGLGNKLVHMYTLFFRFPSLEFQLDRDAVLVAVAVGAGAVVLGVFGAVRRAAKLPPAEAMRPEPPANYRPSLLERAGVGKFFGTSFRIAVRNIERRPVQALMTIAGLALATALLILPNTFKAGIADVLDFQWDVVQRQDINLGLAEPSSGRILHEFERLPGVVNVEPSRSAAVRIHFNGRSRQIGLRSLEVGGQHSRAVDVHQREIVPPTEGLIVSAKLAQVLGARPGDELIVEALEGKRPIRAVKLVALAEDFTGIAAYMERHAVNRFLEEGDVVTGASITLDTARRADFLRALKGIPRVSSVAIKESMRQSFRETTAQSMGLIQTIYLTFAVIVAFGVIYNNARISLAERARELATLRVIGLTQREVGAIIVIELALLALFALPLGLALGTGLATGIIQSVNTETVRLPLVFTSYTYTFAIVVVLAASTFSAFVVLRKLKQLDLIGALKAPE